GATTTTGCCATCAGGAAAACACAGCTTTCCTCTAGCCCGTGGGTTAGCAAACCGGTCCTTGGGGGCCCCTCTGGGTGCAGGTtcttgttccaaccgatccaacaaagacagtttaaccaatgagtttTCAGCTGATTCAAGAATCACCTGAATCAGAATCTGCTTATTGAACTTCTCAGATACCAGTTTGGTGAAAAGGTTTTCTCcaatcggttggaacaaaaacccacacccactgcaGCTCATTGTTAAATAAGtagcccacccctgctctagccAATGGGGGGCAATGATGTGTTGGGAGATAGAAAATAGGAAAGCCACTATTACCAGGGGTGGTGAACACGCGGCTCCCAGCCAAATTGAATGCGGGTCTTtgctttttaatcatattttgtagatagagtggctctttgctttgttttacgtttctcttatttttattttctcttaaaacacaaaattattaaggcccattaaaaacagaataaattacatttaaaaaatatttggctgATTGGATAGTTGTTTTGTAACAATGAAGGAAGTGTTTTGGTGAATGATatgattttaattgtttttgtgggtgtttgtCTTGGCAGGACACTGCATAGTGTGGTTCTTTTACTCTCACAGGTTAAAATTTTAGCTTGTTGTGTCTAACGTGTTCGACATCCTTGAACTATACCGTGAAAATTTAAAAGAATACCGGGTAGAGAAAATGTATTGcagtttgtggatttttttattattatttttttttacatttggtcGTTTCTTGGGAAAAATGTTTTCTCATCTTTTCCTGTATATTTCAGAGGTAGAAAAATTTGTCTATTCCATTtactatatgtatttatttatagttcATTGGAGAATATAAGTGGAATACCGGACCGGGTATTAACGGTGTTCCTTAACAGCCTCACTCTTACATTCGGGTAGTTCCAACTTCTCACATTGTCTTAGCTTCAAGGGTAAATGTTGAGCAATCTCGTTCGGATCAGTGAATTGAGAAGCAGGAATGCTCTGAAAAAAGTAAAAGGGGTAGGGGTTGAAAATTGAGACACCATGGGTATAAACATTAGAATAGCTCCTAAccaaaatgtaccgtattttcacacttaAAACTccaaaattttctctaaaatggtcgatgcgttttgtctgtgcactaaactcaatttttgtattttatggcTCTGAACACTtaagtgactggttttattttttgccgGCACGCTACTTATTGCTATCACCCTAAAAATACCCTCCCCGCGCATTACTGTAATTCCACTTAAAACATCACAGGTCAGTGGCAAGGTTGTCGACTTCCGTGTGGTTGCAgtgcttttaaccctcaaaaacactcaatacttAAAGAAACAGCCTATCGGTCACAATGTGGGAGTGAATGCTTTGTTTGCTAACAGATTGCCAACCAATGGCGAACATTGTTATTTGGTCAGGCAGCGTCGCACGTGTTACAtgacaatttggaatgaatATTCGATGCCAATATTACAGCAGGGAGAATCATAGGTTTGGGTGTGATCCATGTTGCGAATTACActggattgtggatgactgggaTCAAATGTCGGCCATCATTGTTCGAGCCTTCGCCAAAGTTCAAAGTCCTTCGCCAAATCAAGTTCCCGGAAATAAACGtctctgactgacagtggagccAAGCATGTTAAACGCTGTACCTTTGACGTCAATAAAGCATGATCATACTTAGTTTTGCCCAAATGCATtgagaaaagacaaaatatatgtACCCGCAAATGAGACTGCACCCTATCAAACAGGGCATTtcataggtgtgaaaatacgcaaacaagaaaaataatgaattctaATTTACCAATTATGTAGTTTATTAAAGTGTTGTAACATATTTGAAGAAAATCCACTTCTGCCTTCCACTGTAGAGGAAATAATTTaggaaaacattcattcattttctaaaaggattatcctcacaaggctctgTTCTGCAATCTGTCCTAGCTGGATTCAGTCCAGACATGACGCACAAGGTGACAACCATCCACACCCAGTCATACCTATGGCCAATCGGCATACCGTGCGTGTTTTTGCAATGAGGAGGAAAACAGAAaacccggaaaaaaaaacacacagtaGAACATGCAATTCCATATGGGCCCTTTAACAAAATGTTACCAGTTCTAAATTGAGAGGTCAGGATGTGAATACATACGcccccctacttacgaacaagttaggttccgagcgcttgtccataagttgaaagtgttcataagttgaaattgttcaaattgaagttgattcagtgctatattttgtaatataatttatgtttaaggcctataaaagtatatttaaggtttatataagtgcatttgtatgtttgaggcttgtataagtaaccagcattggtttgtactgaaaaaaaaaacatttattaaattGGAGAGAATACatgcagtactgtatacatattagatagatggagagagatttacgagaaactggccgaaagaagctatctaatgaaaattgcagttttcttcttttttttccatcataaatgcggtagccctgtatggcatcattcaattgatttgcaaccttaaTGCAGCGTtaaatatttgggtcctgctgatCGATCTtagtttataaatggtactgacggtcgaacgattcaagattcccgtgcaacgctcaccactttctcacacgcATGAAGCTTcgttattattgccacttttgtttcaaacGAAATTGCTTGCCTCTTCTTtacacctccctcactagaagcctttcgcttttcaccaaccatattgaataatgtatGCACGAAATACTTAAACGTAGAAataaaaaaggttctttgcgcactggagatgcGTTAcccacttccgcactgcaacaaactgggcagaggaaggtggatgctgggtgagctgagttctCAGAGTTCCAGGCGTCAGTATTAGCAGCGGAAAAAAGCACTACTCAGAAAAAAgcacgcaatacaaaatcggacttccgaacatttttcgacataaatcGCAATTTGctgacatgttcgtatgtaccgttagTTCTTAAGTTGAATGTTCATAAGTAGGGGATCTTCTGTAATTAAAGcactgtatattttattttatttggacttcaaaaacattgttaaagCCAGCGACTGTGAATACGCTGAATGTGGGCTTTACTTTGCTATAGAAAGTCTTACCTTCAATTCTGCAATGCTGCTTTCCCTTGTGCAGAACTCCCTTAGCATGTACTTCTGTCCAGCctgaaatcagcaaaaaaaagtcacatattGCCTCTTTGCATTAAAACAATATAGTGATATCTTCACTTGGAAATGACTCTACATATGAATTCTTAATGTAAAAAGCTTTGATGGGAAACCCTTTGTTACAAGATACTAAAAACTTTTATGACTCAGTCgcgaaacaaagaaaataatacgGATGAAATAGACTATAAATAGAAATAACTTATTTAATTGTCGTGCTAGAGTTGCTTATGTATTGGCTCTCTCGGCACACGGTCTATTTGCCTAAAGACGTTCGTCTGGGCGAaggccaactcgccgagggTGTATCTGgtcgaacgtagaattagccaaaTGACTAGTTCGCCAACCGGATAGAcagccgaaggacgttgtgCGAACGCGCTCGCCCCGCTCCCGGTcatgtgtgtacaagtttttcaatctcgcccagcgggccatatacggccccttacagataacaacattcatttagaataagaaGGGCATTTATttacggccaaacaaagtagttattacagtaagtactataatgacagaagaaaaaagtagttataacagaatgtactgtaatttacaccagcatagaaaacattgagataaATCTTTAAACTGAGcaaattattttgaatatatatttcttaaaataatgggaaattatttaaaattaaaatattgttcttattgggACACATTACTAGAATAAGTGTGTTCCATGGCATTTTCAGGTAATGTTCTCTAAGCCCCCTAGTCTGTCTTTTAGTAAGTcttccagtgtttttttctcacgtAGCAAGAACGTGCGTATGTGTACATTATATATGAATATTGAATTCAAAGGACGGGCAGCACATCGTACGACGTACTTGTATTTAGGAATATGTCAGCGGCTGGCAGTACATCTCGAGATGAGCAAAGAAATAGATGGGgtaatatcttttatttttattcttctggtctccaagtttattttttaattgttaatttGTGATCAATTTGTCACTCAACTACAATAATCATTTTGGTGATTCTTGCTGACCCACAGCACTGGTAAAAACAACCTTAAAGTAGgtcatgtacacatacacaacaCAATATCCTGAAATTTTgagtcttgtttttgtttgtttgtttaataaaataataaattaaacactatttttttcacaCGTGTCATTTTCACAGGTGACaagtcattttaatatataatagaTGTAAAGATTCTTTCAGTAAATAGTCTGTTATAATTTGAAGACATTTTTGCAGCTCCTGACAGATATGATCCCAGCCGTGCTTGAGCGACTGCGGGGAGTCGGTGCTTGGCTGGATGGCCACTGGGGTACATTGTGCTGCGAATGTTTGCCCCTTGTGTCTCTCCCCATCtgtctctctccgtctgtctctcTATCCGTCTGTGTctcactctgtctctctgtccgctcgtctgtctctttgtccgtctctctgtctgtccgtctgtctctcccTCCATTTGTCTCTgcatccgtctctctctctctctgttcatCTGTATCTCCGTTCGCTCGTCTGTCTCTTTGTCCgtttttctgtctgtctctttctgtcactttctctctgtctctttgaATTCTATTTATTGAAATTTGTTTTGTAAGTTTAGTGAATAGTGAGAAAGTGTTTAATTTTTGGCCATGAGGATTAATGATTATATATCTACCGGTTGAACCTGAGCGGACTTACCTGAGGGTCATGTGATCTGAAACCCGGACCTGTGACACGCTCTGGTGGCGTGAAACCAAAATTTGAATTGTGAACAGTAGCCTAAATTGATttatgttaaatttaaagtttgatatgttacgagcacgtccGTCAACCCTGTCTTTTTTTCTCACTCCATTGCCGCCGTCTGTCTTTACCGAGTAACgttacattttagtatttaagatcataaccactagataagtatttgtttcatatgtagaaTATTCCTCAAGTAGAGTTTACACTGTAATGTAGTAGATCAGAtaatcaaaatgtcattttaatcagAGTTCCCTTTAAGCCTTATTCTCTGTAAACTTACCTCATGATAAAGCCGTGTGTCATTTATTCTTATCAGCACACCATCCACTCGCAAGAAAAAACGCAGCAAAGTGAAGAAACTGGTAGGCATCACCCTCTGgatcacatatacacacacacacgcgtgtCACAGTTTAAGAAAATGTTGTGAAATTTATACAGCTGACATTGAAATACAGTATAAGAATGCTGACCAAGAAAGGGGATAAGTACAGTAGCTAACCCTGGTAATCGGTACTCTAGGCAATAGACAAGAAATCATTGAAATATCTACAAAATTGTCAAACTCGTCATCTTCTGTAACTAATATAAACATATAAATCTAGAttcttctctctccctccccctctccttCTCTCACTCCAGGGGGTGCTGTAaataacccagctgacttccgaCCAGAtgtgggggaaaccctgaattgatggccagccaatcgcagagcacgaggagacaaacaaccatttactctcacactcatacgtaaGGAGaatttcgagtgtccaatcagcctaccatgcatgatttgggaaagtgggaggaaaccgcagtacaGTACGGCAGCACAGAGAAAACACACGcaaggcctggggagaacaaacatcacaggtggaccgacctggatttgaacccaggaccccagagctgtgaagccgacgtGCTAAACAGTCAAGCCGCCGGctatacatatatagtatatattacaCACATATTGCCATGTTGTTTAGAAACACCCCCGCCCCCAAAAGTGATTTCTGTTTTTGTATTACATTGTGgaaaaacttttcttttgtcttttcttcCAAGGAGAATGACAAGTAACATCTATTACTAACATAAAACAGACgctatttgaaagaaaaaaaagtttggtatGAATGATATGGACGTATCAAATTAGTACGAACAATTTTAACACTTATCATTGATACACCATGGTCATGAAGTTCATCTTCGAACAGTAGGACCTCATCAAAGAACATGATTTGTTCACGGGTCCTAAGTTTTTCCATGTTAATCCTCTCTGTCGTCTCAGTCACCTTTAAGTCAAAAAGACACATGGACAGGTAATTAGGGGAAATCTatagacagaaagagagatatAGACTCCTGTCAAAAAGTGGCTAATGTGTTAATCATTCATtggattagaactttattttatttcgtactggaaaacaacaaagcaaaaagcacaaagtgaaaGGCAAATTATATGGGGGGGCCTTCGCTTTGACTCAGTAGCTCATAAATGTACCTATTTGCATTTTCACCTCTGTTGGTTGTGAATAGCAGCACTTCAAATGTAAATGTAGCCTGTACCTAAGGAATCAGCAGGGGGAAGGGAAGttgttttttcatgttgaaAAAGTTTTGTGTTCCTAAAAGTactggttatttatttattttatttttttcatgaaaatgtgtgacttTTCCTCATCTTGGGTGAAGACCAAGTGTGCTAAATTTAGGCACTTTGATGTGTAGGGAAACGTCCATACTATCAACCCGATTTGGATCCAGTGGACACGgtcaaagaaacacaaaagaTGCCAGGTCTGTACCACAAAAGAcgacaacaaaacaaattacACATGACAGAAAGCACACTTTTTCTAAATAATACCAGGGAGGACAAAGACAAGTTCCACAGTGATTCAAATGTCCCTTCCTGTTGAACGCCTTAATTAGCATAAGAGTTTCTGCTCAGCAGAAGGAAAGGTATGGGAGCCATCTTATTTGAATAACCAAAAGACTTGTCCACACCTTAGATTTCCTTGGTATTTCTAGGCGGAATACCCAAATTTCTAGCCGATGGTAGTTATTTaggaaatatttttctataattgaaatgaaattaaaaaagatagaaaagcagcaaaaacattaAACAAGCAAGAGCGGACAGAGCTACCACCTGAGCGGGTCTGAGCTACCATCACCTGAGCTACCATCTTGTTTGCAGGAGCAAAAACGGACacagacacaagaaaaagacattgtagagatagataaaactggaaccacacacaggaagtcttccacaaggtggggaacttctgcatactgtgaccgaggtggcaaatatgcagaatcactcttccaagcttagcCGTACAGTCCTTCAGTAGTCTagagctgaagaatcaacagcAACAGAGTACAACACTTCAGATACTCCGTTTTCGACCTGGAAAGCGCCAAAAGCTCCTCCAACTTATTTGGGGAGGGATCTCACTTTCCCCCGAATAATAGATGAAATGATTGGTCTGAAGCGTTGCTTCCTCTcatggcacttttgtccagctctggaTTTCCAGCAGGTGTTGCTCTTTCTCCTGTGTATTGTTCACAGCTGATCCCATTTGTCTGGCAGCGGaagcatggctgaatggttccaaaaaggAACTGGCAGAAAGAAACCAAGCTAATAGAAGAAAGTTGTATAAATatttaagtaaaaaacaaagtacatagtaaagtaaaaaggaatgtattaagaaatattaa
This portion of the Stigmatopora nigra isolate UIUO_SnigA chromosome 19, RoL_Snig_1.1, whole genome shotgun sequence genome encodes:
- the tiprl gene encoding TIP41-like protein isoform X3; translation: MMISHGLKITKEDFFFGPWKVTTAKNHIMNSKDVERLTQELNLPSLPEMLFGENILRIQHGDGFGIEFNAIDALKRINNSDDNVQVACAQQWQESRVPSEHSQEVVRPYDWTFTTDYKGTLIGEEMQIKVTETTERINMEKLRTREQIMFFDEVLLFEDELHDHGVSMACVCVYVIQRVMPTSFFTLLRFFLRVDGVLIRINDTRLYHEAGQKYMLREFCTRESSIAELKSIPASQFTDPNEIAQHLPLKLRQCEKLELPECKSEAVKEHR
- the tiprl gene encoding TIP41-like protein isoform X7; amino-acid sequence: MMISHGLKITKEDFFFGPWKVTTAKNHIMNSKDVERVPSEHSQEVVRPYDWTFTTDYKGTLIGEEMQIKVTETTERINMEKLRTREQIMFFDEVLLFEDELHDHGVSMACVCVYVIQRVMPTSFFTLLRFFLRVDGVLIRINDTRLYHEAGQKYMLREFCTRESSIAELKSIPASQFTDPNEIAQHLPLKLRQCEKLELPECPLPKIHVRLTGGGSNAVQPDKGDERCKSSGPG
- the tiprl gene encoding TIP41-like protein isoform X5; the protein is MMISHGLKITKEDFFFGPWKVTTAKNHIMNSKDVERLTQELNLPSLPEMLFGENILRIQHGDGFGIEFNAIDALKRINNSDDNVQVACAQQWQESRVPSEHSQEVVRPYDWTFTTDYKGTLIGEEMQIKVTETTERINMEKLRTREQIMFFDEVLLFEDELHDHGVSMACVCVYVIQRVMPTSFFTLLRFFLRVDGVLIRINDTRLYHEAGQKYMLREFCTRESSIAELKSIPASQFTDPNEIAQHLPLKLRQCEKLELPE
- the tiprl gene encoding TIP41-like protein isoform X6 — protein: MLKEMLFGENILRIQHGDGFGIEFNAIDALKRINNSDDNVQVACAQQWQESRVPSEHSQEVVRPYDWTFTTDYKGTLIGEEMQIKVTETTERINMEKLRTREQIMFFDEVLLFEDELHDHGVSMACVCVYVIQRVMPTSFFTLLRFFLRVDGVLIRINDTRLYHEAGQKYMLREFCTRESSIAELKSIPASQFTDPNEIAQHLPLKLRQCEKLELPECPLPKIHVRLTGGGSNAVQPDKGDERCKSSGPG